A genomic window from Sulfurospirillum diekertiae includes:
- a CDS encoding recombinase family protein, translating into MAHAIGYIRVSTDKQDFQNQHHAILAYVNQKGLGTVSFVEVKMSSKKSEEDRKIDELLSTLQPHDHLIVSELSRIGRSVVNVVTIVNQLIAKKVNIHIIKEHLMIEPDTQNPFTDFQINIFSSFAQLERDLISQRTKEALQARKAKGIKLGKPKGTIQESIYDKDQSKIKELYDLGVSLTNISKKHLGYGTIKSLSEYVKNKLNKKENHA; encoded by the coding sequence ATGGCTCATGCAATAGGTTATATTCGTGTCAGTACAGACAAGCAAGATTTCCAGAATCAACACCATGCTATTCTTGCGTATGTTAATCAAAAAGGCTTAGGCACAGTTTCATTTGTTGAAGTAAAAATGAGCAGCAAAAAGAGTGAAGAAGATCGAAAGATCGATGAACTATTATCAACCCTACAACCACATGATCATTTAATCGTCTCAGAGTTAAGTAGGATTGGTCGTAGCGTGGTCAATGTCGTCACGATTGTGAATCAGCTTATTGCAAAGAAAGTCAATATTCATATCATCAAAGAACATCTTATGATCGAACCGGATACCCAAAACCCATTTACCGACTTTCAAATCAATATCTTCTCCTCTTTTGCCCAACTAGAGAGAGATTTGATTAGCCAACGTACCAAAGAGGCATTGCAAGCTCGAAAAGCCAAAGGAATCAAACTGGGTAAGCCAAAAGGTACGATTCAAGAGAGTATCTACGATAAAGATCAATCCAAAATCAAAGAGCTTTATGACTTAGGCGTCAGTCTCACGAATATTTCAAAAAAACATTTGGGATATGGCACTATCAAGAGCTTGAGCGAATATGTTAAAAATAAGCTAAATAAAAAGGAGAACCATGCGTAA
- a CDS encoding DEAD/DEAH box helicase has protein sequence MTNIIDVTYGQTGESKKTNNFGMRDMQAKAYEARNEQYLLLKAPPASGKSRALMFIALDKLYHQNIAKVIVAVPERSIGGSFEKTDLKSNGFFASWEPNPLYNLCTPGGEKSKVEAFKKFMSSDEKILICTHATLRFAFKELDDAKFDNCVLAIDEFHHVSADGENQLGELIRSVMQNSKAHIVAMTGSYFRGDSVPVLMPEDESQFSKVTYNYYEQLNGYEYLKSLGIGYHFYQGRYTSAIHEILDTNKKTILHIPNVNSGESTKDKHKEVDTILDTIGTVEQITEEGIIIVKRKDDGKLLKVADLVNDEPKAREKVVTYLRNIKNVDDMDLIIALGMAKEGFDWPYCEHALTVGYRSSLTEIIQIIGRATRDSNNKAHAQFTNLIAQPDAQDSEVKLSVNNMLKAITASLLMEQVLAPNFKFKPRFDGDDEPNQKGELKIRGFKKPTSKRVEDIIESDLNDLKAAILQDEVMIKAIPGNLDAEVINRVLIPKIIKVKYPDLNDNEVEELRQHVVVDSVVKNGHIIESGDKKFIKMADKFVNIDELNIDLIDQINPFQRAFEILSKSVTTHVLKLIQESIEATRIEMTPEEAVILYKKIPVFKSEHGRMPDLNSRDFTEKRMAEALIYLNKLRREKVNG, from the coding sequence ATGACAAATATCATAGATGTAACTTATGGGCAAACAGGTGAGAGCAAAAAAACAAATAATTTTGGCATGAGAGATATGCAAGCCAAAGCTTATGAAGCTCGAAACGAGCAGTACCTCCTCCTTAAAGCTCCCCCTGCATCTGGAAAATCAAGAGCTTTGATGTTCATCGCGTTAGACAAACTTTACCATCAAAATATTGCCAAAGTCATTGTTGCTGTACCTGAGCGATCTATCGGCGGTTCTTTTGAAAAGACTGATTTAAAATCAAACGGTTTTTTTGCTTCATGGGAACCAAACCCTCTGTATAATCTTTGTACTCCCGGAGGAGAAAAGAGTAAAGTAGAAGCATTTAAAAAGTTTATGAGTAGTGATGAAAAAATTCTGATTTGCACCCATGCAACACTTAGGTTTGCTTTTAAAGAGCTAGATGATGCAAAATTTGATAATTGTGTACTAGCGATTGATGAGTTTCACCATGTCTCAGCTGATGGAGAAAACCAGTTAGGAGAACTTATTCGCTCTGTTATGCAAAATTCTAAAGCACATATTGTTGCTATGACAGGTTCGTATTTCAGAGGCGATAGCGTACCGGTTCTGATGCCCGAAGATGAAAGCCAATTTTCAAAAGTGACTTATAACTACTATGAACAATTAAATGGTTATGAATATTTAAAATCATTGGGTATTGGGTATCACTTTTATCAAGGGCGTTATACAAGTGCTATACACGAAATTTTAGATACCAATAAAAAAACAATTTTACACATTCCAAATGTCAATTCTGGTGAATCTACAAAAGATAAACACAAAGAGGTAGATACTATTTTAGATACTATCGGAACAGTGGAGCAGATTACCGAGGAGGGGATTATCATCGTTAAACGAAAAGATGATGGTAAGCTTCTTAAGGTAGCTGATTTAGTCAATGATGAACCAAAAGCAAGAGAGAAAGTCGTAACATACCTACGCAACATCAAAAATGTTGATGATATGGATTTGATTATAGCCCTTGGTATGGCAAAAGAGGGTTTTGATTGGCCTTATTGCGAGCATGCTTTGACTGTTGGTTATAGAAGTTCTTTAACAGAGATCATTCAAATCATTGGAAGAGCAACAAGAGATAGCAATAATAAAGCTCATGCACAGTTTACAAATCTTATAGCCCAGCCTGATGCGCAGGACTCTGAAGTAAAACTTAGCGTCAATAATATGCTCAAAGCCATTACAGCATCATTATTGATGGAACAAGTTTTAGCACCAAATTTTAAATTTAAACCACGATTTGATGGCGATGATGAACCTAATCAGAAAGGTGAACTCAAAATTAGAGGTTTTAAAAAACCAACAAGCAAAAGAGTGGAAGACATCATCGAATCAGATTTGAATGATTTAAAAGCTGCTATCTTGCAAGATGAAGTGATGATAAAAGCCATTCCGGGAAATCTTGATGCAGAAGTGATCAATCGAGTTTTGATCCCCAAAATTATCAAGGTTAAATATCCTGATTTGAATGATAATGAAGTGGAAGAGCTAAGGCAGCATGTCGTTGTTGATAGTGTCGTTAAAAATGGGCATATCATAGAAAGCGGTGATAAAAAATTTATAAAAATGGCAGACAAATTTGTCAATATAGATGAACTTAATATTGATTTGATAGATCAGATCAATCCATTTCAAAGGGCTTTTGAAATCTTATCAAAATCAGTGACGACGCATGTGCTAAAATTGATTCAAGAGAGCATTGAGGCAACAAGAATAGAAATGACACCGGAAGAAGCTGTCATACTTTATAAAAAAATTCCTGTATTTAAAAGCGAGCATGGAAGAATGCCTGATTTGAACAGCAGAGATTTTACAGAAAAAAGAATGGCAGAAGCACTCATTTACCTCAATAAGCTTCGACGTGAGAAAGTCAATGGTTGA
- a CDS encoding restriction endonuclease, translating into MIDYDFSTLNDKEFENLSVDLISKDRDKRFERFKAGKDGGIDGRFYHDNGLQEIVQCKHYLKTGFSGLITSLNKKNDKGINEIEKVKNLNASNYIFVTSLPLSAENKKTIKELFDPYIKNDNDIYGREDLNQILGNHPDIEKKYYKLWLSSTVVLDRIINNAIESRSEFLLEHIKEKSKYYAVTENHQKAIDKLEESHIIIIAGEPGIGKTTLAEHLALWYIEQNFKFYDIENSINEAESIFKKDEKQLFYFDDFLGANYLNAIEDKKDSHIVKFMDRIKKDKTKRFILTSRTNIFNQGLALSDTFKSKNIENEEFIIKIESLKDIDKAHILYNHIWNSDLNEEFIDEIYVNKRYKEIIKHKNFNPRLIDFITDIKKIQLGQIEAKNYWDYVVDKLNNPQDVWQKAFDKDSDEFNRIIVILTVFNGNRIEEDKLRNSYNRYVELAGLTNNSHTSKDFDSVVKEVVKYFLNRNFKFYIEGREYIPFIHNKDEAIQIIEYNLFNPSIADYILNKYKNNQKVLIDIFKSLQTFKALATMVSLYFKDYMKHALYKEILGSIDYSENTNIDFLVKLIHMIYNEFEEGTLTENEKLNFENKIHSIMKIISMKKENIESSNVLLLIQTISYPDYKKNIEISVDLFYKIIESIDGEYQSDMRELIYFIENNQSLLDLKSKHLLEILQNKLEKYIVSNIESVSLKENSIKKIENIIRDDIKNQTDDLFQELVSNLGLNHDNLYFDKKRTNALKESLQNASIENIVDELGSKLFKEKFETQKYSMIEDGEKRDSAIDANIENDTKIDDLFQR; encoded by the coding sequence ATGATTGATTATGACTTCTCAACATTAAATGATAAAGAGTTTGAAAATTTATCTGTAGATTTAATTTCAAAAGATAGAGATAAAAGATTTGAGCGATTTAAAGCTGGAAAAGATGGTGGAATTGATGGAAGGTTTTATCATGATAATGGTTTACAGGAAATAGTTCAATGTAAGCATTATTTAAAAACTGGTTTTAGTGGATTGATAACTTCATTAAACAAGAAAAATGATAAAGGCATCAATGAGATTGAAAAAGTTAAAAATCTAAATGCATCAAACTATATTTTTGTAACATCGTTACCATTATCTGCTGAAAACAAAAAAACAATCAAAGAGCTTTTTGACCCATACATAAAAAATGACAATGATATTTATGGGCGAGAAGATTTAAATCAAATACTTGGGAATCATCCAGATATTGAAAAAAAATACTATAAACTTTGGCTTAGTAGTACCGTTGTATTGGATAGAATCATTAATAATGCTATTGAAAGTAGAAGCGAGTTTTTACTTGAACATATAAAAGAAAAATCAAAATACTATGCTGTAACTGAAAATCATCAAAAAGCTATAGATAAACTTGAAGAGTCTCATATAATTATTATTGCAGGTGAACCAGGAATCGGTAAGACTACATTAGCGGAACATTTGGCTTTGTGGTACATCGAACAAAATTTTAAATTTTATGATATAGAAAACTCTATCAATGAAGCAGAAAGCATTTTTAAAAAGGATGAAAAGCAACTATTTTATTTTGATGATTTTTTAGGTGCAAACTATCTAAACGCAATAGAAGATAAAAAAGATTCTCATATCGTTAAATTTATGGATAGAATAAAAAAAGATAAAACAAAACGATTTATTCTTACTAGTCGAACAAATATTTTTAATCAAGGCTTGGCACTTAGTGATACTTTTAAAAGTAAAAATATAGAAAATGAAGAGTTCATCATAAAAATTGAATCTTTAAAAGATATTGATAAAGCACATATCCTTTACAATCATATTTGGAATAGTGATTTGAATGAAGAATTTATTGATGAGATTTATGTGAATAAAAGATACAAAGAAATCATCAAGCATAAAAATTTTAACCCTCGTTTGATAGATTTTATTACTGATATTAAAAAGATACAACTAGGGCAAATCGAAGCCAAAAATTATTGGGACTATGTAGTTGATAAGTTGAATAATCCACAAGATGTATGGCAGAAAGCTTTTGATAAAGATAGTGATGAATTTAATCGTATAATAGTCATACTAACTGTTTTTAATGGTAATAGAATAGAGGAAGATAAACTTAGAAATTCTTATAACAGATATGTTGAATTGGCAGGATTAACTAACAATTCTCACACATCAAAAGATTTTGACAGTGTCGTCAAAGAAGTTGTCAAATATTTTTTAAATAGAAATTTTAAATTTTATATTGAAGGACGAGAGTATATACCTTTCATTCATAATAAAGATGAAGCAATACAAATAATTGAATATAATCTTTTTAATCCTTCAATTGCTGATTATATCTTAAATAAATATAAGAATAATCAAAAAGTTTTGATTGATATTTTCAAGTCTCTTCAAACCTTTAAAGCACTAGCAACAATGGTTAGCCTATATTTCAAAGATTATATGAAACATGCATTATATAAAGAGATTTTAGGTTCTATCGACTATAGTGAAAATACAAATATAGACTTTTTAGTTAAATTAATTCATATGATTTATAATGAATTTGAAGAAGGAACATTAACAGAAAATGAAAAATTAAATTTTGAAAATAAGATACATAGTATTATGAAAATAATAAGTATGAAAAAAGAAAATATTGAAAGCAGTAATGTATTGTTATTGATACAAACGATTTCTTATCCTGATTATAAAAAAAATATTGAAATTTCTGTTGATTTGTTTTATAAAATTATTGAATCTATCGATGGCGAATACCAAAGTGATATGAGGGAGTTAATATATTTTATTGAAAACAATCAATCTTTATTAGATTTAAAATCTAAACATCTCCTTGAGATTTTACAAAATAAGTTAGAAAAGTACATAGTATCCAATATTGAATCAGTTTCTTTAAAAGAAAATAGTATCAAAAAAATAGAAAATATAATTAGAGATGATATAAAAAATCAAACTGATGATCTTTTCCAAGAGCTAGTTAGTAATCTTGGACTCAATCATGATAATTTATACTTTGACAAGAAAAGAACTAATGCTTTGAAGGAAAGTTTGCAGAATGCAAGTATTGAGAATATTGTAGATGAGCTTGGTTCTAAACTGTTTAAAGAAAAATTTGAAACTCAAAAATATTCAATGATTGAAGATGGAGAGAAGCGAGATTCTGCAATTGATGCGAATATAGAGAATGATACTAAAATTGATGATTTATTTCAGAGGTAA
- a CDS encoding Fic family protein produces the protein MNIKDFKSGTLRQEYQYKSFLPEFINHTFTWDDPQINTMLENATRALGELNAFTRIVPNVDMFIQMHITKEANTSSKIEGTKTEMDEVLIAKEQINPEKRDDWQEVRNYIDAMNSAIKELETLPISNRLIKNIHAILLNSVRGEAKQPGEFRRSQNWIGGASLATAYYIPPHHNEVGELMSDLEKFLHNEEIFVPHLIKIAIAHYQFETIHPFLDGNGRIGRLLITLYLVSKGLLRKPSLYLSDFIEKNKSAYYEALTKVRTDNDLIHWIKFFLEAVIVTANNGVQTFQNILTLKQEMDALIVGFGKKAHNASKLIEFLYQRPIISISEIIEPLEISKPTANTLVKEFEAKGILKEITGYERNKLFVFDRYLTIYSKN, from the coding sequence ATGAACATAAAAGATTTTAAATCAGGTACGCTGAGACAAGAGTATCAATATAAAAGTTTTTTGCCAGAATTTATCAATCATACTTTTACATGGGATGACCCTCAAATCAACACTATGCTTGAAAATGCAACTAGAGCACTTGGGGAACTTAACGCTTTTACGAGGATCGTACCCAATGTAGATATGTTTATACAGATGCATATCACAAAAGAAGCGAATACATCAAGTAAGATAGAGGGCACAAAAACAGAAATGGATGAAGTGCTTATTGCAAAAGAGCAGATCAATCCTGAAAAAAGAGATGACTGGCAAGAGGTACGAAACTATATTGATGCTATGAATAGTGCTATCAAAGAGCTTGAAACTTTACCTATCTCAAATCGTCTTATCAAAAACATTCATGCAATTTTGCTCAATAGCGTAAGAGGTGAAGCAAAACAACCGGGTGAATTTAGAAGATCTCAAAACTGGATAGGCGGTGCTAGTTTGGCAACAGCTTATTATATTCCCCCTCATCACAATGAAGTTGGGGAACTCATGAGTGATTTGGAGAAATTTTTGCACAACGAAGAGATATTTGTGCCACATCTTATAAAAATAGCAATTGCTCACTATCAGTTTGAGACGATCCACCCATTTTTGGATGGAAATGGGCGTATTGGCAGATTACTCATAACACTGTATTTAGTGAGTAAAGGATTACTTAGAAAACCATCTTTGTATCTCTCTGATTTTATCGAAAAAAATAAATCAGCTTACTATGAAGCACTGACAAAAGTAAGAACAGATAATGATTTGATTCATTGGATAAAGTTTTTTCTTGAAGCAGTGATTGTGACTGCCAATAATGGCGTACAAACGTTTCAAAATATTCTGACTCTCAAACAAGAGATGGATGCACTTATAGTAGGATTTGGTAAAAAGGCACACAACGCGAGCAAGTTAATAGAATTTTTATATCAAAGACCTATTATCTCAATTAGTGAAATCATAGAGCCTTTGGAGATTAGCAAACCTACGGCAAATACTTTAGTCAAAGAGTTTGAGGCCAAGGGTATTTTAAAAGAAATTACAGGGTATGAGAGAAACAAACTATTTGTATTTGATAGGTATTTGACAATATATAGTAAAAATTAA
- the istA gene encoding IS21 family transposase: MLKKGEIKMIKKFLAEGFSKSAIARKLGISRETVRRYANLPDDYIPHINRPPVINSVDPYLPHIAKMLETAEQQKSEIPLTVIYEEIKKLGYDGSLRWLQQVILRYELRARAKLDEPIIRFETKPAQQMQVDWVEFPKDNLSAFVATMGYSRASYVEYVNNEKIETLIGCHMNAFAYFGGVPKECLYDNMKTVILSRNDYGKGDHRFNPLFADFAKHCGFSIKVCKPYRAKTKGKVERFNHYLRYNFHNGLRVRLSMKHYTLTLDNANAEVLKWLDNTANKRIHQTTLQMPFELLAQEQLQLLPVPKAYQGIHPKALIESVAKNIPQSILTKTWKNYISPIETFNVTMSLYPWLQTSSFLLDFMVVHYGVRYLYR, translated from the coding sequence ATGTTAAAAAAAGGTGAAATTAAAATGATAAAGAAGTTTTTAGCTGAAGGGTTTAGTAAAAGTGCCATTGCTAGAAAGTTAGGTATTTCAAGAGAAACTGTAAGGCGCTATGCCAATCTTCCAGATGATTATATTCCCCATATCAATAGACCTCCTGTGATTAACAGTGTTGATCCTTATTTGCCACATATCGCCAAGATGTTAGAGACGGCAGAGCAGCAGAAAAGTGAAATACCCTTAACCGTCATTTATGAAGAGATTAAGAAGCTTGGATATGATGGAAGTCTAAGGTGGCTTCAACAAGTCATACTAAGATATGAGCTTAGAGCTCGAGCCAAATTAGATGAGCCTATTATACGCTTTGAAACCAAACCAGCCCAGCAGATGCAAGTTGACTGGGTAGAGTTTCCCAAGGATAATTTATCCGCCTTTGTAGCGACGATGGGTTACTCTAGAGCATCTTATGTGGAATACGTTAATAATGAGAAGATTGAGACCTTGATAGGGTGCCATATGAACGCTTTTGCCTACTTTGGTGGTGTTCCAAAAGAGTGTTTATATGACAATATGAAAACTGTCATATTGTCACGAAATGACTATGGTAAAGGTGATCATAGATTCAATCCCTTGTTTGCTGACTTTGCCAAACACTGTGGATTTAGTATCAAAGTATGCAAACCCTATCGCGCTAAAACCAAAGGAAAAGTTGAGAGATTTAACCATTATCTGCGGTATAACTTTCATAATGGATTACGAGTGAGACTCTCTATGAAACATTACACATTAACGCTTGATAATGCAAATGCGGAAGTTCTAAAATGGTTGGACAATACCGCCAATAAACGCATCCACCAAACGACATTACAGATGCCATTTGAGTTGTTAGCACAGGAGCAGTTACAGCTACTTCCTGTGCCTAAAGCCTATCAAGGAATCCACCCTAAAGCTTTGATTGAAAGTGTAGCTAAAAATATTCCCCAATCAATTCTCACAAAGACTTGGAAAAATTATATATCCCCAATAGAGACATTCAATGTTACGATGAGTTTATACCCATGGTTGCAAACATCATCCTTCCTGTTGGATTTTATGGTGGTGCATTATGGAGTTAGATACCTCTATCGATGA
- a CDS encoding GIY-YIG nuclease family protein: MVEFSLDDILANDPLGLLNEPKAITKALNEDDRLISSFEEISTFVEQNGHEPQKSANIQERTLYSRLQGIRENPEKIKALKPYDRLNILQEIEINSIDDIINNDAFGLLGDANENDIFTLKHIPKEREQTDFVAQRKPCKKFDKYEPLFKEVHQDLKKGTRKLSKFNEKFFEEGSFFILKGVLAYLEKIDDPKKDKFNKLDSRTRIIFENGTESNMLLRSFGKGLYEDGYFVSLQDDRVLDKLSQISEEDNKTGYIYILESLSSDTKIASIKNLYKVGYSTTEVTERIKNAVNEPTYLMAPVKIVSVYETYNMNTQKFEQLIHKFFGKVCLNIDIFGDASKRYTPREWFVVSLDIIEKAIELIISGEIIHYRYDEKSDKLIMI; this comes from the coding sequence ATGGTTGAATTTTCATTAGATGATATTTTAGCCAATGACCCACTAGGGCTTTTGAATGAGCCGAAAGCCATAACAAAAGCTTTAAATGAGGATGATAGGCTGATATCAAGTTTTGAAGAGATTAGCACTTTTGTTGAACAAAATGGACATGAGCCTCAAAAATCGGCTAATATTCAGGAGCGTACTTTGTATTCGAGATTGCAAGGCATACGTGAAAACCCTGAAAAGATAAAGGCTCTTAAGCCTTATGACCGATTGAATATCCTGCAAGAGATTGAGATTAATTCCATTGATGATATTATAAATAACGATGCGTTTGGATTGCTTGGCGATGCAAATGAGAATGATATATTTACTTTGAAGCATATTCCAAAAGAACGTGAGCAGACAGATTTCGTTGCACAAAGAAAACCATGTAAAAAATTTGATAAATATGAGCCTCTTTTTAAAGAAGTACATCAAGATCTAAAAAAAGGCACAAGGAAATTATCTAAATTTAATGAAAAGTTTTTTGAAGAAGGTAGTTTTTTTATTTTAAAAGGGGTATTGGCTTATTTAGAAAAAATTGATGATCCCAAAAAAGATAAATTTAATAAGCTAGATTCCAGAACAAGAATTATCTTTGAAAATGGAACTGAGTCAAATATGCTTTTGAGATCTTTTGGAAAGGGTTTGTATGAGGATGGATATTTCGTAAGTCTACAAGATGATAGAGTGCTAGATAAATTATCTCAAATTTCAGAAGAAGATAATAAAACGGGTTATATTTATATTTTGGAATCTTTAAGTTCAGATACCAAAATTGCATCTATCAAAAACTTATACAAAGTGGGTTATTCAACAACTGAAGTTACAGAAAGAATTAAAAATGCCGTTAATGAGCCGACATATTTGATGGCTCCCGTTAAAATTGTCAGTGTTTATGAGACCTATAACATGAACACGCAAAAATTTGAACAACTTATTCATAAATTTTTTGGCAAAGTATGTCTAAATATTGATATTTTTGGAGATGCTAGTAAACGATATACTCCAAGAGAGTGGTTTGTGGTGTCGCTCGATATTATTGAAAAAGCAATAGAACTTATTATTAGTGGTGAAATCATACACTACAGGTATGATGAAAAATCAGACAAACTAATTATGATTTAA
- a CDS encoding AAA family ATPase, whose translation MITSIKLKSVASYTHERTLNTDKKINLVYGLNGTGKTTFSNFLKDKNNSKFSDCSISGGETAKILVYNQEFIDENFYEKDDLKGVFTISEPNVIAEENVKNAKAEIEKLETQEKAKKTELDEINGANGKKKKKLSESTEKIWNIKTTFSGGDRILDYCLEGVKGSKDVLFNHIKSLAKPLIKPAKITDDLKKEISKIEGDDAINLDTLQKIVLNGVIEIENNSIFDEVIVGNKNSTVANLIGTFQNSDWVKLGLGYLPNEINETVNCPFCQQKTVTKNLADEIKNYFDKTYEDKIDLLKGLKSQYQTIKNTMSAIDSFLVNDYANAVKIELESLHTKLLTVLSKNITTIENKIKLPSNKVTLQSSSQALKDFNELVEKINQEITEHNQKIKNKKTVKDSIKKEFWEIMRWEYDVYISAYVNDLKDLEKEEAKINIVLQKTQDDIKTQRDIIKENQDKTINIEKAIESINYQLALLGLHGFEIKPFEDKFYRIVRENESKPEFKSLSEGEKMIISFLYFVELCKGKENETEEIQNKIIVIDDPISSLSHNYIFNIAQLIKKEFFESANYLQTFVLTHSMYFFHELVHYFQYKKANEIKLFRIIRTADKSSLILAMDKNEIQNDYQAYWQILKDHESGNAHDNILANAMRNILENFFGFIDNEKMDKSVSKLDSIKYGAFLRYINRESHSDQINISDVKEIDVSLFKEAFKTIFEESGNIKHYNKMMDVEND comes from the coding sequence ATGATTACTTCCATAAAATTAAAAAGTGTTGCTAGTTATACGCATGAAAGAACACTCAATACAGATAAAAAAATAAACCTTGTCTATGGACTGAACGGAACGGGAAAAACAACTTTTTCAAATTTTTTAAAAGATAAAAACAATAGTAAATTTAGTGATTGTTCAATCTCTGGTGGAGAAACAGCAAAAATACTTGTATATAATCAGGAGTTTATTGATGAAAATTTTTATGAAAAAGATGATTTAAAAGGTGTCTTTACAATATCAGAGCCAAATGTTATAGCTGAAGAAAATGTAAAAAATGCAAAAGCTGAAATTGAAAAATTAGAAACTCAAGAAAAAGCAAAAAAGACGGAATTGGATGAAATAAATGGAGCTAATGGCAAGAAAAAAAAGAAATTGTCAGAATCCACTGAAAAAATATGGAACATTAAAACAACTTTTAGTGGCGGGGATAGAATCTTAGATTACTGCCTAGAAGGTGTTAAGGGTAGTAAAGATGTACTATTTAATCATATTAAATCATTAGCAAAGCCCTTGATTAAACCTGCAAAAATAACAGATGATTTAAAAAAGGAGATTTCAAAAATTGAAGGTGATGATGCTATCAATTTAGATACTCTCCAGAAAATTGTTTTAAATGGTGTAATTGAAATTGAAAACAACAGTATTTTTGATGAAGTTATTGTAGGAAATAAAAATAGTACAGTTGCAAATTTAATAGGAACATTTCAAAATTCTGATTGGGTGAAACTGGGTCTAGGTTATTTACCGAATGAGATAAACGAAACTGTAAATTGCCCATTTTGTCAACAAAAAACAGTTACAAAGAATTTAGCTGATGAGATAAAAAATTATTTTGATAAAACTTACGAGGATAAGATTGATTTACTAAAAGGATTAAAATCTCAATATCAGACAATAAAAAATACTATGTCAGCTATAGATTCATTTTTAGTTAATGATTATGCAAATGCCGTAAAAATAGAACTTGAAAGCTTACACACAAAATTACTTACAGTTTTATCCAAAAACATAACTACTATCGAAAATAAAATAAAACTTCCAAGCAATAAAGTGACTCTTCAAAGTTCTAGCCAAGCATTGAAAGATTTTAATGAACTCGTAGAAAAAATCAATCAAGAAATTACAGAACACAATCAAAAAATAAAAAATAAAAAAACGGTAAAAGACAGCATTAAAAAAGAGTTTTGGGAAATAATGCGATGGGAATATGATGTATATATTTCAGCTTATGTAAATGATTTGAAAGATTTGGAAAAAGAAGAAGCAAAAATAAATATAGTACTTCAAAAAACCCAAGATGATATAAAAACCCAAAGAGATATTATCAAGGAAAATCAAGACAAAACAATCAATATTGAAAAAGCTATAGAATCAATTAATTATCAATTAGCGTTGCTAGGACTGCATGGTTTTGAGATAAAGCCTTTTGAAGATAAGTTTTACAGAATTGTAAGAGAGAATGAAAGTAAGCCAGAGTTTAAATCGTTAAGTGAAGGCGAAAAAATGATTATAAGTTTTCTTTACTTTGTGGAACTTTGCAAAGGTAAAGAGAATGAAACAGAAGAGATTCAAAATAAAATAATTGTAATAGATGACCCTATATCTAGCTTATCTCATAACTATATTTTTAATATTGCTCAACTAATCAAAAAAGAATTTTTTGAGAGTGCAAATTATTTGCAAACTTTTGTCTTAACACATAGCATGTATTTTTTTCATGAGCTTGTTCATTATTTTCAATACAAAAAAGCAAATGAAATTAAGTTATTTAGAATTATAAGAACAGCAGATAAATCATCGTTGATATTAGCAATGGATAAAAACGAGATACAAAATGATTATCAGGCTTATTGGCAGATTTTAAAAGATCATGAAAGCGGAAATGCTCATGACAATATTTTGGCAAATGCTATGCGAAATATACTTGAGAATTTTTTTGGATTTATTGATAATGAAAAGATGGATAAATCAGTAAGCAAACTTGATTCTATAAAATATGGTGCATTTTTAAGATACATTAATAGAGAGTCTCATTCAGATCAAATAAATATTTCTGATGTAAAAGAGATTGATGTGAGTTTGTTTAAAGAAGCATTTAAAACAATATTTGAAGAATCTGGCAATATTAAACATTATAATAAGATGATGGATGTTGAAAATGATTGA